In Deltaproteobacteria bacterium, the following are encoded in one genomic region:
- the bamA gene encoding outer membrane protein assembly factor BamA, which produces MAIISIIRSLPKTISLMLILTLCIGAPRPLQSQEKVRLKEVKITGNLRVEDDGIRLHLKSRAGESFDPLIVEQDVKAIFRMGFFDDVNAELSPDGILTYAIKEKPYIREVKIQGSAQVSKDKIETALGVGARTILDRTKVAEGVEKVRKLYTEQGYVNAAIDHSVAVESSNQAVVTFDIIEGNRLLIKKIAFEGNKAFGDGDLKGLLATKEEWIFSFITNRGVLDRDMLTNDVAILSSHYNDNGYVEHKVDDPVIVRGRDGLEVIFRIFEGPQYRVGKVEIGGELIQDDQQMLKSVKLTTGQIFRGSRLRDDITTLSDMYLNKGFAFVQVDPVTKIDQVSKNVDVALVISKGPPVYFNRVLVTGNTKTRDTVVRRELLANEQELYSGNKVTQSRNALQRTGYFEDAQITTQKTDQADTLDLLVDVKEGPTGTFQIGGGYSSGDGFLAKVNITEKNIAGRGQGVSGNFSIGSRRQDFILSVNDPYFLDSKNAVSLEAFNTRRSFNDFSERKIGFGVNNSYPLKELDLPYFGRVKKQLGSDEVDDGTPTAWDFMRGGVGYDLTHENIGGVKETAPDSIRAEKGKSLTSSVTPGLTYDSRDHFFSPTEGTKSALSVKTAGLGGDARFLKTDLSGRWHYPLLKDPNWGGNYVLALGGTLGYGIGFAERQNGKKDLPLFERYFLGGINSVRGFTERSLGPRVPSGCDPTTGACTGTNVIGGDRAAVANAEVLFPIMEQYGVRGLAFFDMGNAFGSEGIKFGDFRRSVGTGVRWMSPFGPLRVELGFPLNKQHGDDTSVLGFTIGAQ; this is translated from the coding sequence ATGGCAATCATTTCAATTATTCGCTCGCTGCCCAAAACTATTAGCTTGATGCTAATTCTGACCCTGTGTATCGGTGCTCCGCGACCGCTCCAGAGCCAAGAAAAAGTTCGCCTCAAGGAAGTCAAAATCACCGGCAACCTTCGGGTCGAAGACGACGGCATTCGGCTGCATTTAAAAAGCCGGGCCGGCGAGAGTTTCGATCCGCTGATCGTCGAACAAGACGTCAAGGCGATTTTTCGCATGGGGTTTTTCGACGACGTCAACGCCGAGCTTTCGCCGGACGGGATACTCACCTACGCGATCAAAGAGAAACCCTACATTCGCGAGGTAAAAATCCAAGGCTCTGCGCAAGTTAGTAAAGACAAAATCGAAACCGCGCTGGGCGTCGGCGCGCGGACGATTTTAGACCGGACCAAAGTCGCCGAAGGCGTCGAGAAGGTTAGAAAACTCTACACCGAACAGGGCTACGTCAATGCCGCCATCGATCATTCGGTCGCCGTCGAATCGTCCAACCAGGCGGTGGTCACCTTCGATATCATCGAAGGCAATCGACTGTTGATCAAAAAAATCGCCTTCGAAGGCAACAAGGCTTTTGGCGATGGCGACTTGAAGGGGCTCTTGGCGACTAAGGAAGAATGGATTTTTTCTTTCATCACCAACCGCGGCGTGCTTGATCGCGACATGCTGACCAACGATGTGGCGATTCTTTCCAGTCATTACAACGACAACGGCTATGTCGAGCATAAAGTCGACGATCCCGTGATTGTGCGCGGCCGCGACGGTTTGGAAGTGATCTTTCGCATATTCGAAGGGCCGCAGTATCGGGTCGGCAAAGTCGAGATCGGCGGCGAGCTGATTCAAGACGACCAGCAGATGCTAAAATCGGTCAAGCTCACCACCGGACAAATCTTTCGCGGCAGCCGTTTGCGCGACGATATCACCACCTTGAGCGATATGTATTTAAATAAGGGCTTTGCCTTCGTCCAGGTGGATCCGGTGACGAAAATCGATCAAGTTAGCAAAAATGTTGATGTGGCCTTGGTTATCTCAAAGGGCCCCCCCGTTTATTTCAACCGCGTGCTGGTGACGGGAAATACTAAGACCCGCGACACGGTGGTGCGGCGCGAACTGCTGGCCAACGAGCAGGAACTGTATTCTGGCAACAAGGTTACCCAGAGCCGCAACGCTTTGCAGCGTACCGGCTATTTTGAAGACGCCCAGATCACCACCCAAAAAACCGATCAAGCCGATACGTTGGATTTATTGGTCGACGTCAAGGAAGGGCCCACCGGAACCTTTCAAATCGGCGGCGGTTACAGCAGCGGCGACGGATTCCTCGCCAAGGTCAACATCACCGAGAAAAACATCGCTGGCCGCGGCCAGGGAGTGAGCGGCAATTTTAGCATCGGTTCGCGTCGGCAGGATTTCATTTTGAGCGTCAACGACCCTTATTTTTTAGATAGCAAAAATGCCGTGAGTCTGGAGGCTTTCAACACCCGTCGCTCGTTCAACGATTTCAGCGAACGCAAGATCGGGTTTGGCGTAAATAATAGTTACCCGCTCAAGGAATTGGATCTGCCGTATTTCGGCCGGGTAAAAAAACAGTTGGGCTCGGATGAAGTCGATGACGGCACGCCGACGGCGTGGGATTTCATGCGCGGCGGCGTGGGCTACGATTTGACCCATGAAAATATCGGCGGCGTCAAAGAAACCGCGCCGGATTCGATCCGCGCGGAAAAGGGCAAGTCGCTGACCAGCAGCGTGACTCCTGGGCTTACCTATGACAGCCGGGATCATTTTTTTAGTCCCACGGAAGGTACCAAATCGGCGCTCTCAGTGAAGACCGCGGGCTTAGGCGGCGATGCGCGCTTCTTGAAAACCGACCTGAGTGGCCGTTGGCATTATCCCTTGCTCAAAGATCCCAATTGGGGCGGTAATTATGTCTTAGCACTGGGCGGCACCTTGGGCTATGGTATCGGTTTCGCGGAACGCCAAAATGGCAAGAAGGACTTGCCGCTGTTCGAACGTTACTTTCTCGGCGGCATCAATTCCGTGCGCGGATTTACCGAGCGCAGTTTGGGGCCGCGGGTACCATCCGGTTGCGACCCAACCACCGGCGCCTGTACCGGCACCAACGTCATCGGCGGCGATCGCGCCGCGGTGGCCAATGCCGAAGTGCTGTTTCCGATCATGGAGCAGTATGGCGTGCGCGGTCTGGCATTTTTCGACATGGGCAATGCCTTTGGCAGCGAGGGCATTAAGTTCGGCGATTTTCGCCGCTCGGTTGGCACAGGCGTGCGCTGGATGTCGCCGTTCGGTCCCTTGCGCGTAGAGCTTGGCTTCCCCTTGAACAAGCAGCATGGCGACGACACTTCGGTGCTCGGGTTTACCATCGGCGCGCAATAA
- the metF gene encoding methylenetetrahydrofolate reductase [NAD(P)H] produces the protein MKLVDLYARPELTLSVEFFPPKTDKGEENLFSEIEILKRLNPGFCSVTYGAGGSTRDKTLDLVDTIHNGGGLEVMCHLTVIGQSKDEARGVLRNLKAKGIENILALGGDPPAGVADWRPHPNGFHYAIELVREALAMGGFSVAVAGFPEVHPRAVSREADLRFLKEKVAAGAAAIITQLFFDNDDFFRFADDLRKLGVTVPIVPGILPILSATQVRRFTSLCGSKIPPALEQRLSTVEADDDAAIEVGIEYAARQCEALIRYGVRGLHFYSLNKAYSVQAICKNLGL, from the coding sequence GTGAAATTAGTCGACCTCTATGCCCGGCCAGAGTTGACTCTTTCGGTCGAGTTCTTTCCTCCAAAGACAGACAAAGGCGAGGAGAACCTCTTTAGCGAGATCGAAATTCTCAAGAGGCTCAATCCCGGTTTTTGTTCTGTTACGTACGGGGCGGGCGGAAGCACGCGCGACAAGACGCTCGACCTGGTCGACACGATCCATAATGGCGGCGGCCTTGAGGTCATGTGCCACTTGACCGTGATAGGTCAGTCCAAGGACGAAGCCCGCGGGGTTCTGAGAAATCTCAAAGCGAAGGGCATCGAAAATATTCTCGCTCTCGGCGGCGATCCGCCCGCGGGCGTGGCCGATTGGCGGCCCCATCCGAACGGATTTCACTACGCGATTGAATTAGTCCGGGAGGCGCTGGCGATGGGCGGTTTTTCGGTGGCGGTGGCCGGTTTTCCCGAGGTGCATCCTCGGGCAGTTAGCCGGGAAGCGGATTTGCGCTTTCTCAAAGAAAAAGTCGCTGCCGGCGCGGCGGCGATCATTACTCAACTATTTTTCGACAATGACGATTTTTTTCGCTTCGCTGACGACTTGCGTAAGCTCGGCGTCACCGTGCCGATCGTGCCGGGCATCTTGCCGATTCTTTCGGCGACGCAAGTGCGCCGTTTCACTTCGCTTTGCGGTTCGAAAATTCCTCCGGCGCTGGAACAGCGCTTGTCGACGGTGGAGGCTGACGATGACGCGGCCATCGAAGTGGGCATCGAGTATGCGGCCCGCCAGTGTGAGGCTTTGATCCGTTACGGCGTCCGCGGTTTGCATTTCTACTCTCTCAACAAAGCCTATTCGGTGCAGGCGATCTGTAAGAATCTCGGACTCTAA
- the lpxD gene encoding UDP-3-O-(3-hydroxymyristoyl)glucosamine N-acyltransferase, translating into MASDKSLAELAALVDGKVVGDGSVRVHKVAALDQAGPGEISFLTNPRYQKHLSQCRASAVIVGLGVASAGGQGANNFIECRDPYVGFAKILQLLSPAPQFTAAISKQAAIDPSAEVASSATIFAFAFVGPKARIGARSVLMPGVFVGAEAQIGADCVLQPNVVVREQCRLGDRVVLHAGTVIGSDGFGYAGSGAARVKIPQVGIVVVEDDVEIGANSTVDRAVLGQTVIGKGTKIDNLVQIAHNVVIGEHSVIAAQAGISGSSRLGKNVTLAGQVGVVNHIQIGDGATIGPQSGVGQSVAPNVVLSSGLSAAPHQVWLKVMVLLPQLPKLWSQVRALEKQVARLVNGTK; encoded by the coding sequence GTGGCCTCTGATAAATCGTTGGCCGAGCTCGCCGCCCTTGTGGATGGCAAGGTCGTCGGCGACGGCTCTGTGCGGGTTCACAAGGTCGCCGCCTTGGATCAGGCTGGCCCCGGTGAAATCAGTTTTCTTACCAATCCGCGCTATCAAAAACATTTGTCCCAGTGCCGTGCCAGCGCAGTGATCGTCGGACTCGGCGTCGCTAGCGCCGGCGGTCAGGGCGCGAATAATTTCATCGAATGCCGCGATCCCTATGTCGGTTTCGCGAAAATTCTCCAGCTGCTGTCGCCGGCGCCGCAGTTCACCGCGGCGATCAGCAAGCAAGCCGCTATCGATCCATCCGCAGAGGTAGCGTCATCGGCGACGATTTTTGCCTTCGCGTTTGTCGGACCGAAGGCGCGCATCGGCGCGCGATCGGTGCTGATGCCGGGAGTTTTTGTCGGCGCCGAGGCGCAGATCGGCGCCGATTGTGTGCTTCAGCCAAATGTTGTCGTGCGGGAGCAGTGCCGTTTGGGCGATCGGGTTGTGTTGCACGCTGGAACCGTGATCGGCAGCGATGGATTCGGTTACGCCGGCAGCGGCGCGGCGCGAGTGAAGATTCCCCAAGTGGGCATCGTCGTGGTTGAAGACGATGTCGAGATTGGCGCCAACTCCACAGTGGACCGCGCGGTGCTCGGTCAGACCGTGATCGGCAAGGGCACCAAGATCGATAACCTGGTGCAGATCGCCCACAACGTCGTGATTGGCGAACACTCGGTGATCGCGGCGCAGGCCGGCATCTCCGGCAGCTCGCGGCTCGGCAAAAACGTCACGCTGGCGGGACAAGTCGGCGTCGTCAATCACATTCAGATCGGTGACGGCGCGACCATCGGCCCGCAGTCCGGCGTCGGTCAATCGGTAGCGCCCAATGTCGTGCTTTCCAGCGGCCTGAGCGCCGCGCCGCATCAAGTCTGGTTGAAAGTGATGGTTCTGCTGCCGCAGCTACCCAAACTGTGGAGCCAAGTGCGCGCCTTGGAAAAACAGGTGGCGCGCTTGGTCAATGGCACGAAATAA
- a CDS encoding ABC transporter ATP-binding protein: MSNSLLSVRDLRKSFHEGGSEIHVLRGVNLELAEGERLAIVGASGVGKSTLLHILGTLDRPTSGTILFQDQELPMADEAALCQFRNRQIGFIFQFHYLLPDFTALDNVMFPALIQGMGVTQAKGEAERLLELVGLKERMSHRPGKLSGGEQQRVAVARAVILKPKVVLADEPTGSLDMRIGQEVQDLLFRLNEEHKIALVVATHNREFADKIGRRAELRAGEIFG, from the coding sequence ATGAGTAACAGCCTGCTGTCGGTGCGCGATCTGCGCAAATCGTTCCACGAGGGCGGCAGCGAGATTCACGTGCTGCGCGGCGTTAATTTAGAACTGGCCGAAGGCGAGCGCTTGGCCATCGTCGGCGCTTCCGGGGTCGGCAAAAGCACGCTGCTGCATATCCTCGGCACCCTCGACCGGCCGACCAGCGGAACGATTCTGTTTCAAGACCAAGAGCTGCCGATGGCTGACGAAGCCGCGCTTTGCCAGTTTCGCAATCGCCAGATCGGTTTCATCTTTCAGTTTCATTATCTCTTGCCGGATTTTACCGCCCTCGACAATGTCATGTTCCCAGCGCTGATTCAGGGCATGGGCGTGACCCAAGCCAAGGGCGAAGCGGAGCGCTTATTAGAATTGGTCGGACTCAAGGAGCGCATGAGTCATCGGCCCGGTAAACTTTCCGGTGGCGAGCAACAGCGCGTCGCGGTCGCCCGGGCGGTAATCTTGAAACCTAAAGTGGTGCTCGCCGACGAGCCCACCGGTTCCTTGGACATGCGCATCGGCCAGGAAGTGCAAGATTTACTTTTTCGTCTCAACGAAGAGCATAAAATCGCTTTGGTGGTGGCTACACACAACCGCGAGTTCGCCGATAAGATTGGCCGGCGCGCCGAGCTGCGCGCCGGTGAAATTTTTGGCTAG
- a CDS encoding SUF system Fe-S cluster assembly protein, whose product MDSINQTIIEAQAIEALRTVFDPEIPVNIYEMGLIYEVKVNEAGAVTIQLTLTSPSCPAAQSIPAEVEQKIRAVDGVTDVQIDLVWEPPWDQTKMSEAARLQLGML is encoded by the coding sequence ATGGACAGCATCAACCAAACGATCATCGAAGCCCAAGCGATCGAGGCGCTACGCACGGTGTTCGATCCGGAGATTCCGGTGAACATTTACGAGATGGGTTTGATCTATGAGGTCAAGGTCAACGAAGCGGGTGCGGTGACGATTCAGCTCACGCTGACTTCGCCGAGCTGTCCAGCGGCGCAGTCGATTCCGGCGGAAGTCGAACAAAAGATTCGCGCCGTTGACGGTGTCACCGATGTGCAAATCGACCTGGTCTGGGAACCGCCTTGGGATCAGACCAAGATGTCCGAAGCGGCGCGCTTGCAGTTGGGCATGCTCTAA
- the lysS gene encoding lysine--tRNA ligase — translation MADNEQNLLDDSSEQVEVRREKLAKLRDGGAKVYPNDFKPDRSLTEAIALGAEVSDEDLHATPRNVLVAGRIMALRRMGKAAFFQLQDRRAKLQVYVRKDRLSDEAFALFQTLDLGDIVGVNGHLFRTKTKELTVEASELRLLTKCLRPLPEKWHGLADVEARYRQRYVDLMVNPEVREVFEKRSRIVKLLRRFFEDRDFLEVETPMMQPIPGGAAAKPFVTHHNTLDMELYLRVAPELFLKRLLVGGFERVFELNRSFRNEGISVRHNPEFTMVEFYQAYATFEDLIHLTEELFVSLAKEVAGSLQLPYGDHVIDLTPPWQRLTIGEAIVRHGGASQTDVESIEGLQAFAKNHHLKVDLDAPYGKLLVEVFEETAEAKLIQPTFMTGYPIEVSPLARKNDENPALVDRFELFIGGRELANAFSELNDPADQRQRFLEQMAARAAGDEEANPIDDDYVRALEYGMPPAAGQGIGIDRLVMFLTNSPSIRDVIFFPLMRPQR, via the coding sequence ATGGCGGACAACGAGCAAAATTTACTCGACGACAGCAGCGAGCAGGTGGAAGTGCGGCGGGAAAAATTGGCCAAGCTGCGCGACGGCGGCGCCAAGGTTTATCCCAACGACTTCAAGCCCGATCGTTCGCTCACCGAGGCGATCGCCCTGGGCGCGGAGGTCAGCGACGAGGATCTTCACGCGACGCCGCGTAATGTCTTGGTCGCGGGACGGATCATGGCGCTCCGGCGCATGGGCAAAGCGGCGTTTTTTCAGCTCCAGGACCGCCGCGCGAAATTGCAAGTTTATGTCCGTAAAGACCGCTTGAGCGACGAAGCCTTCGCGCTGTTCCAGACCTTGGACCTGGGCGACATCGTCGGCGTCAACGGCCATTTATTTCGCACCAAGACCAAGGAATTGACCGTCGAAGCCAGCGAGCTGCGTTTGCTGACCAAGTGTCTGCGGCCGCTGCCGGAAAAATGGCATGGCCTCGCCGACGTCGAAGCGCGCTACCGCCAACGCTATGTCGACTTGATGGTCAATCCCGAAGTGCGCGAAGTCTTCGAAAAGCGTTCGCGCATCGTCAAACTGCTGCGGCGATTTTTCGAAGACCGCGATTTTCTCGAAGTCGAAACGCCGATGATGCAGCCGATTCCCGGCGGCGCCGCGGCCAAGCCCTTCGTCACGCATCACAATACTCTCGACATGGAACTGTATCTGCGCGTCGCGCCGGAACTGTTCCTCAAGCGTTTGCTGGTCGGCGGCTTCGAGCGAGTTTTCGAGCTCAACCGTAGCTTTCGTAACGAAGGCATCTCGGTGCGCCACAATCCGGAATTTACCATGGTCGAGTTCTACCAAGCCTATGCGACCTTCGAGGATTTAATTCACCTCACCGAAGAGCTGTTCGTGAGTTTGGCCAAGGAAGTTGCCGGCTCATTGCAATTGCCCTACGGCGACCATGTGATCGATCTCACGCCGCCCTGGCAGCGCTTGACCATCGGTGAAGCGATCGTGCGGCACGGCGGCGCGTCCCAAACGGATGTCGAAAGCATTGAGGGTTTGCAGGCATTCGCCAAAAACCATCATTTGAAAGTCGACCTGGACGCGCCCTATGGAAAATTGTTGGTGGAAGTTTTTGAAGAAACCGCCGAAGCGAAGCTGATTCAGCCGACCTTCATGACCGGTTATCCCATCGAAGTTTCACCTTTAGCGCGTAAGAACGACGAGAATCCGGCGTTGGTGGATCGCTTCGAACTATTTATCGGCGGCCGCGAGTTGGCCAACGCTTTTTCCGAGCTCAACGATCCCGCCGATCAGCGCCAACGTTTTCTCGAACAAATGGCCGCTCGCGCCGCCGGCGACGAAGAGGCCAATCCCATCGACGACGATTACGTGCGCGCCCTCGAGTACGGCATGCCGCCGGCCGCCGGCCAAGGCATCGGCATCGATCGACTGGTAATGTTTTTGACCAACTCGCCGTCGATTCGCGACGTGATTTTCTTTCCGCTGATGCGCCCCCAGCGTTAG
- a CDS encoding acyl-ACP--UDP-N-acetylglucosamine O-acyltransferase, producing MNTIHHTAIIDAAAELAGGVEVGPYAVIGAGVKIDKGCKIHAHAVIQGRTSLGEGTVVYPFASVGSAPQDLKFRGEPSELIVGKRNTIREYVSLNPGTTGGGMITRVGDQNLLMMHCHIAHDCIVGDRNVIANGATLGGHVVVEDFVIVGGLVGIHQFVRIGNSAILGAGSMVSKDVPPYCNATGDRARLHGLNTEGLKRRGFDKSIIAAIRKAYRIAFQSKLKTDVALARIRREVPSSAEIEKFISFIANSQRGICR from the coding sequence ATGAATACCATTCATCACACTGCGATAATCGACGCGGCTGCTGAGTTAGCCGGCGGGGTCGAGGTCGGTCCCTATGCTGTGATCGGCGCCGGCGTGAAGATCGATAAGGGCTGTAAGATTCATGCGCATGCCGTGATCCAGGGACGGACGAGCTTAGGCGAAGGCACCGTCGTTTATCCTTTCGCCAGCGTCGGCTCGGCGCCGCAGGATTTGAAATTCAGAGGCGAACCGAGCGAATTGATCGTCGGTAAGCGCAACACCATTCGCGAGTATGTTTCGCTCAATCCCGGTACCACCGGCGGCGGTATGATCACCCGGGTCGGCGATCAAAATTTACTGATGATGCACTGCCACATTGCCCACGATTGCATCGTCGGCGATCGTAACGTGATCGCCAACGGCGCGACTCTCGGCGGCCATGTGGTGGTGGAGGACTTCGTAATCGTTGGGGGTCTGGTTGGCATTCATCAGTTCGTGCGCATTGGTAATAGCGCGATCTTGGGCGCTGGCTCCATGGTCTCCAAAGACGTGCCGCCCTATTGCAACGCCACCGGCGACCGCGCCCGACTCCATGGTCTCAACACCGAAGGGCTCAAGCGGCGCGGTTTCGATAAATCCATCATCGCGGCGATCCGTAAAGCCTATCGCATCGCCTTTCAATCCAAGCTCAAGACCGATGTAGCGTTGGCGCGGATTCGTCGGGAAGTTCCCAGCAGCGCCGAGATCGAAAAATTTATTTCATTCATTGCCAATTCCCAGCGCGGCATCTGCCGTTAA
- the fabZ gene encoding 3-hydroxyacyl-ACP dehydratase FabZ, whose protein sequence is MMDAREILKFLPHRYPFLLVDRIIEIEGDNKIVGIKNVSFNENFFQGHFPNKPVMPGVLICEAMAQVGAIFAHNAQGGMADNKVFVLTGLDRVKFKRPVEPGDQLRIELTCVKRRGPYWKMAGVASVDGKVAAQAQISAMEIEMS, encoded by the coding sequence ATGATGGACGCTAGAGAGATACTCAAGTTCTTACCGCACCGTTATCCGTTCCTGTTGGTCGACAGGATTATCGAGATCGAAGGCGACAACAAGATCGTCGGTATCAAAAACGTTTCTTTCAACGAGAATTTTTTCCAAGGCCACTTTCCCAACAAACCGGTGATGCCCGGTGTGCTGATTTGCGAAGCGATGGCCCAGGTCGGCGCGATCTTCGCGCATAACGCCCAGGGCGGCATGGCGGATAATAAAGTTTTCGTGCTCACGGGTCTCGACCGGGTGAAGTTCAAACGGCCCGTGGAGCCCGGCGATCAGCTGCGCATCGAGTTGACCTGCGTCAAACGGCGCGGGCCGTATTGGAAGATGGCTGGGGTCGCGTCGGTGGACGGCAAAGTAGCGGCCCAAGCGCAAATCTCCGCCATGGAAATCGAAATGTCTTGA
- a CDS encoding group 1 truncated hemoglobin, producing the protein MVMSTVEPTLFARLGGEAKLREIIGAFIDQVFADRMIGFFFRHADPARIKELEYQLAAEFLGAEVKYTGRPLGEAHASHPIMGGHFARRKQIFKETLERFGVADEIKSALLNHTDVLRNQITPESGSGCDPLAARQRVLRGQEKSQ; encoded by the coding sequence ATGGTTATGTCGACGGTCGAGCCGACACTTTTCGCGCGCCTGGGCGGCGAAGCCAAGCTCAGGGAAATCATCGGCGCATTTATCGATCAGGTCTTCGCCGACCGCATGATCGGGTTCTTTTTTCGCCACGCCGATCCCGCCCGCATCAAAGAATTAGAATATCAGCTTGCGGCGGAATTTCTCGGCGCCGAGGTTAAATACACCGGCAGGCCGCTGGGCGAGGCCCATGCGAGCCATCCGATCATGGGCGGCCACTTCGCCCGGCGCAAACAAATTTTTAAAGAGACGTTGGAGCGCTTCGGTGTCGCCGACGAGATCAAGTCGGCGTTGCTCAATCACACCGACGTGCTTAGAAATCAAATCACCCCGGAAAGTGGTTCGGGCTGCGATCCGCTGGCCGCCCGCCAACGAGTCCTACGCGGGCAGGAAAAGTCTCAGTAA
- a CDS encoding lipoprotein-releasing ABC transporter permease subunit, with product MKYELFIALRYLRARRRETFISLITVISVLGVMLAVMTLNVVMSVMSGFEETLRDRLLGINAHIALVRSGEPMRDHERLLAELVKEPGVVAASPTIYGQVMVTSGSRVSGVVVRGVDPDRVNGVVNLQSFLKEGSLAALKTPHALQVEDRRVTLPGIILGERLANQLGAFTGSPIQVVSPLGSPTAIGVIPKVRRFIVVGILKSGMSEIDSTLVFMALSDAQSFFEMAGAVSNIEMRVNDVDHSRAIAERIQRRLGFPYFAEDWTRLWPNLFSALQLEKTVYFLVLLLMVLIGAFNIVSTLVMVVMEKKKDIAILRSMGASQQSIHKIFLLMGCMIGVVGTVFGVVLGLLVCALISQYQFKLPDGVFLISTVPVRIYLSNFALVTSASFFVCLLASIYPARQAAKLDPVEVLRYE from the coding sequence ATGAAATACGAACTGTTTATCGCGTTGCGCTATCTGCGGGCGCGCCGGCGCGAGACATTTATATCGTTGATCACCGTGATCTCAGTGCTCGGCGTCATGCTCGCGGTGATGACCTTGAATGTGGTCATGTCGGTGATGAGCGGTTTCGAAGAAACGTTGCGCGACCGCTTGCTCGGTATCAACGCCCATATCGCATTGGTGCGCTCCGGTGAACCGATGCGCGATCATGAACGGCTGCTCGCCGAACTGGTCAAGGAGCCGGGGGTGGTGGCGGCTTCGCCGACTATTTACGGCCAGGTGATGGTCACCTCCGGCTCGCGAGTGTCCGGCGTGGTGGTGCGCGGCGTCGATCCCGATCGGGTCAACGGCGTGGTCAACCTGCAAAGTTTTTTGAAAGAGGGGAGCCTGGCCGCGCTCAAAACTCCGCATGCTCTCCAGGTTGAAGATCGCCGGGTGACGCTGCCGGGAATTATCTTAGGCGAACGCTTGGCCAATCAGTTAGGCGCGTTTACCGGTTCGCCGATTCAAGTGGTGTCGCCCTTGGGCAGTCCCACCGCGATCGGTGTGATCCCCAAAGTGCGCCGTTTCATCGTCGTCGGCATACTTAAGAGCGGCATGAGCGAAATCGATTCGACGCTGGTGTTCATGGCGCTCAGCGACGCGCAAAGCTTTTTCGAAATGGCCGGCGCGGTAAGCAACATCGAAATGCGCGTCAACGACGTCGACCATTCGCGCGCCATCGCCGAGCGTATTCAGCGCCGTCTCGGCTTTCCCTATTTCGCCGAGGACTGGACCCGGCTCTGGCCCAATCTTTTCTCGGCGCTGCAACTGGAAAAGACGGTTTATTTCTTGGTCTTGCTGCTGATGGTTTTGATCGGCGCCTTCAATATCGTGTCGACGCTTGTCATGGTGGTCATGGAAAAGAAAAAAGACATCGCCATCCTGCGCTCCATGGGCGCGTCCCAGCAAAGCATTCACAAAATATTCTTGCTCATGGGCTGCATGATCGGCGTCGTCGGCACGGTATTCGGGGTCGTGCTCGGTTTGTTGGTGTGCGCTTTGATTTCCCAATACCAGTTCAAGCTTCCCGACGGCGTCTTTCTCATCTCCACGGTGCCGGTGCGTATTTATCTAAGCAATTTTGCTCTTGTGACCTCGGCGTCGTTTTTCGTCTGTTTGCTCGCCAGCATCTATCCGGCGCGCCAGGCGGCCAAGCTCGATCCGGTGGAAGTGTTGCGCTATGAGTAA
- a CDS encoding OmpH family outer membrane protein, with protein MKVWLVIIMLALPPSFGQAQTVRIGFIDVQRVIAESNAGKRAKERFQVQIKKIEADLLKERQDLERLKADIEKKAPLLKEGERRNLEADFQKRSVNLQRSMGDYQEELRQKEGTMMAELIKELEGVVAEYGKSEKFTVILERSQILYSDQGTDVTAKVIESYNRVKK; from the coding sequence ATGAAAGTTTGGCTCGTCATTATCATGCTGGCCCTGCCGCCTTCGTTTGGGCAGGCGCAAACGGTGAGAATCGGTTTCATCGATGTTCAGCGGGTGATCGCGGAGTCCAACGCCGGCAAGCGCGCTAAGGAACGTTTTCAAGTGCAGATCAAAAAAATTGAAGCCGACTTGCTCAAGGAACGGCAAGATCTCGAACGGCTCAAGGCCGATATCGAGAAGAAGGCCCCGCTGCTCAAGGAAGGAGAGCGGCGCAATCTTGAGGCCGATTTTCAAAAACGTTCGGTCAATTTGCAACGCTCCATGGGCGACTATCAGGAAGAGCTGCGCCAAAAAGAAGGCACCATGATGGCGGAGCTGATAAAGGAGTTGGAAGGCGTCGTGGCCGAATATGGCAAGTCGGAAAAATTTACCGTGATCTTGGAACGTTCGCAGATTCTCTACAGCGATCAGGGCACCGACGTTACCGCCAAAGTCATCGAAAGCTACAATCGGGTAAAAAAATAA